Genomic DNA from Pirellulales bacterium:
GACCGCCTCCAGCCCGATTTCCATTCTGCCGCCGGAGCCCATCAACGGCGTGGGGAATAACGTCGCCAATCCAACTTGGGGCGCAGCCGATACCGACTTTACTCGGTTGGCTGCCGCGCTGTTTGGCGATGGCATTTCCACCCCCAACGGCCAAGCGTTGCCTTCCGCTCGCGCCATTTCCAACTTGATCGCCAATCAAGATCTTGCCGGCGTCGAGCAGGATTTGAACAACAATCGGAACATGACCGATTTCGTCTACGCTTGGGGCCAATTCATCGACCACGATATCGACCTGACCGAAGGGGGCAGCGTGGCGATGAACATTCCCATTCCCGCCGGCGATCCGACCTTCGACCCGACGGACCAAGGCGACTTGTCGATTGCCTTTAACCGTTCGCAAATCGCCGATGGCACCGGCACCAGCGCCGGCAACCCGGCGCAGTTCGTCAATCTCGATACCTCGTTTATCGACGGCTCGATGATCTACGGCTCCGATGCCGCCACCGCGGCGGCCTTGCGCACGTTTTCCGGCGGAATGCTGAAAACCAGCGCCGGAAACTTGCTTCCGTACAACACGTTCG
This window encodes:
- a CDS encoding peroxidase family protein, producing MRKMNFGTRRLLELSADRVLVTYSKPRSRIKSILHGPEALEPRNMMTASSPISILPPEPINGVGNNVANPTWGAADTDFTRLAAALFGDGISTPNGQALPSARAISNLIANQDLAGVEQDLNNNRNMTDFVYAWGQFIDHDIDLTEGGSVAMNIPIPAGDPTFDPTDQGDLSIAFNRSQIADGTGTSAGNPAQFVNLDTSFIDGSMIYGSDAATAAALRTFSGGMLKTSAGNLLPYNTF